One genomic segment of Kordiimonas sp. SCSIO 12603 includes these proteins:
- a CDS encoding MotA/TolQ/ExbB proton channel family protein, producing MRSLNDAFDAIRAFMEQGGDVLFLILAVTFIMWVLIVERMWYFTLEYKKQKNRVIEAWETRTERKSWFAHKIRTAMISEVNHDLFRGVNLIKTLVALCPLVGLLGTVTGMIEVFDVMGSQGSSNARAMAAGVSKATIPTMAGMVAALSGIFLSTYIERRAKRESESLEDSLTMDH from the coding sequence ATGCGGAGCCTTAACGACGCATTTGACGCTATCCGGGCGTTCATGGAACAGGGCGGAGACGTCTTGTTCCTGATCCTCGCGGTAACGTTCATTATGTGGGTGCTCATTGTCGAACGTATGTGGTATTTCACGCTTGAATATAAAAAGCAGAAAAACCGCGTGATCGAAGCTTGGGAAACACGTACCGAGCGTAAATCATGGTTTGCACACAAAATTCGTACAGCCATGATTTCAGAGGTAAACCACGATCTATTCCGTGGTGTGAACCTCATTAAAACGCTCGTAGCGCTTTGTCCTCTTGTAGGACTTCTCGGTACGGTAACAGGTATGATCGAGGTGTTTGACGTTATGGGTTCACAAGGTAGTTCCAACGCACGTGCGATGGCTGCCGGTGTATCCAAAGCAACAATCCCGACAATGGCGGGTATGGTTGCTGCACTATCAGGTATTTTCCTGAGCACATATATTGAACGCCGCGCTAAACGTGAGTCAGAAAGTCTTGAAGACAGCCTGA